The following proteins come from a genomic window of Candidatus Rokuibacteriota bacterium:
- the ybeY gene encoding rRNA maturation RNase YbeY: MPLAVRNLQRRIRLSTPRVGRTVGRALRLLGRADREVHVSLVDDGALRRLNARFRGSSSRTDVLAFNLEGPGPSALLGEVVISADTAARQAARLRVPVALEVDLLAVHGVLHLVGYDDAEPVEARLMHERAREILSRCAARPVPARLWSGLLGA, encoded by the coding sequence ATGCCGCTTGCCGTCCGGAACCTCCAGCGGCGTATCCGGCTCTCGACGCCGAGGGTGGGGCGGACCGTCGGAAGGGCGCTCCGCCTCCTCGGGCGGGCCGACAGGGAAGTCCACGTGAGCCTGGTGGACGATGGGGCCCTCCGGCGCCTCAATGCCCGCTTCCGCGGGTCCTCGTCGCGCACCGACGTCCTGGCGTTCAACCTCGAGGGGCCCGGCCCGTCCGCGCTGCTCGGCGAAGTCGTCATCTCCGCCGACACGGCAGCTCGCCAGGCGGCGCGGCTCCGCGTGCCCGTCGCCCTCGAGGTGGACCTCCTGGCCGTTCACGGTGTGCTGCACCTGGTCGGGTACGATGACGCCGAGCCGGTGGAGGCCCGCCTGATGCACGAGCGGGCGCGGGAGATTCTCTCACGCTGCGCGGCCCGCCCCGTGCCGGCGCGCCTCTGGTCCGGCCTGCTCGGCGCGTGA